Proteins from one Salmonella bongori NCTC 12419 genomic window:
- the wzz(fepE) gene encoding LPS O-antigen length regulator Wzz(fepE) — protein MSSLNVKQEKNQAFAGYPLPPANSNEIDLLSLMEVLWQAKRRIVATVFAFACVGLLLSILLPQKWTSQAIVTPAESVQWQDLERTLTALRVLDMEVNVDRESVFNLFIKKFSSPSLLEEYLRSSPYVMDQLKGAEIDEQDLHRAIVALSEKMKAVDSNASKKNETSLFTSWTLSFTAPTREEAQKVLAGYIQYISGIVVKETMENIRNQLEIKTRYEQEKLAMDRVRLKNQLDANIQRLHYSLEIANAAGIKKPVYSNGQAVKDDPDFSISLGADGISRKLEIEKGVTDMAEINGDLRNRQYHVEQLAAMNVSDVKFTPFKYQLAPSLPVKKDGPGKMIIIVLAALIGGMMACGSVLLRHALVSRKMEHALAIDERLA, from the coding sequence ATGTCATCTCTTAATGTAAAGCAAGAAAAAAATCAGGCATTTGCAGGTTACCCATTGCCGCCCGCCAACAGCAATGAAATCGATTTGTTGAGCCTTATGGAAGTGTTGTGGCAGGCTAAACGTCGTATTGTTGCGACCGTTTTTGCCTTCGCGTGCGTGGGTTTACTCCTGTCCATTCTTCTTCCGCAAAAATGGACCAGCCAGGCAATTGTTACGCCTGCGGAATCAGTACAATGGCAGGATCTGGAGAGAACGTTAACTGCGTTGCGCGTGCTGGATATGGAGGTAAATGTTGATCGGGAGAGCGTATTTAATCTGTTCATTAAAAAGTTTAGCTCTCCGTCGCTGCTGGAAGAATATCTTCGTTCTTCGCCTTATGTCATGGATCAATTAAAAGGCGCGGAAATTGACGAACAGGATCTTCATCGGGCAATTGTCGCGCTGAGTGAAAAGATGAAAGCGGTGGACAGTAATGCCAGCAAGAAAAATGAAACGTCGTTATTCACGTCATGGACATTGAGTTTTACTGCGCCGACGCGGGAAGAAGCGCAAAAGGTGCTGGCTGGCTATATTCAGTACATCTCTGGTATTGTCGTGAAAGAGACGATGGAAAATATTCGTAACCAGTTGGAAATCAAAACCCGCTATGAGCAGGAAAAACTGGCGATGGATCGGGTTCGCCTCAAAAATCAACTTGATGCTAATATTCAACGTCTTCATTATTCGCTGGAAATAGCCAATGCCGCCGGAATTAAGAAGCCGGTTTATAGCAATGGGCAGGCGGTAAAAGACGATCCTGATTTCTCTATTTCCCTCGGCGCGGATGGTATTTCCCGCAAACTGGAGATTGAAAAGGGGGTCACGGACATGGCCGAGATCAACGGTGATTTACGTAACCGTCAATACCATGTTGAACAACTGGCGGCAATGAATGTGAGCGACGTGAAATTTACTCCCTTTAAATATCAACTGGCACCATCCCTGCCGGTGAAAAAGGATGGACCGGGTAAAATGATCATTATTGTTCTGGCGGCGTTGATCGGCGGCATGATGGCCTGCGGCAGCGTATTACTACGTCATGCGCTGGTTTCGCGTAAAATGGAACATGCGCTGGCGATAGATGAACGGTTAGCCTGA
- the fepC gene encoding iron-enterobactin ABC transporter ATP-binding protein: protein MTESVARLRGDQLTLGYGSYTVARNLNVSIPDGHFTAIIGPNGCGKSTLLRTLSRLMTPVDGHVWLDGEQIQRYASKEVARRIGLLAQNATTPGDITVQELVARGRYPHQPLFTRWRKEDADAVANAMRATGITQLATQSVDTLSGGQRQRAWIAMVLAQETSIMLLDEPTTWLDISHQIDLLELLSELNREKGYTLAAVLHDLNQACRYATHLIALREGKIVAQGAPKAIVTADLIEKIYGLRCMIIDDPVAGTPLVVPLGRQ, encoded by the coding sequence ATGACCGAATCCGTAGCCCGTTTGCGTGGCGATCAGTTAACTCTGGGTTATGGCAGCTATACCGTCGCAAGAAATCTTAACGTTTCGATTCCGGACGGACATTTTACCGCTATCATAGGCCCTAATGGTTGCGGGAAGTCGACGCTGCTACGTACGCTAAGCCGTCTGATGACGCCTGTCGACGGCCACGTCTGGCTGGATGGTGAACAGATACAGCGTTACGCCAGTAAAGAGGTAGCGCGGCGAATCGGTCTGCTGGCGCAAAACGCCACTACGCCTGGCGATATCACCGTACAAGAGTTGGTCGCCAGAGGGCGCTACCCGCATCAGCCTTTATTTACCCGCTGGCGCAAAGAAGACGCCGACGCGGTCGCCAATGCCATGCGCGCTACGGGCATAACCCAACTGGCGACGCAAAGCGTGGATACCCTCTCCGGCGGGCAGCGACAGCGAGCGTGGATCGCTATGGTGTTGGCACAGGAGACCTCGATCATGCTGCTGGATGAACCAACAACCTGGCTGGATATTAGCCATCAAATTGATCTTCTGGAATTGTTAAGCGAGCTGAATCGCGAAAAAGGCTATACGCTTGCCGCCGTTCTGCACGATCTGAATCAGGCCTGCCGATACGCGACCCATTTGATTGCGCTACGCGAAGGTAAGATTGTGGCGCAGGGCGCGCCGAAAGCGATTGTTACCGCAGATCTTATCGAAAAAATCTACGGTCTGCGCTGTATGATTATCGACGATCCGGTTGCCGGCACGCCGCTGGTGGTGCCGCTGGGACGGCAATAA
- the fepG gene encoding iron-enterobactin ABC transporter permease encodes MFLSRRLIISCLLLATGCFAIGLWSLQSGAVPLETGQVIAALLGDAPRNVTLVVTEWRLPRVLMALLIGAALGVSGAIFQSLMRNPLGSPDVMGFNTGAWSGVLVAMVLFGQHLTAIALAAMAGGIVTSLIVWLLAWRNGIETFRLIIIGIGIRAMLVAFNTWLLLQASLETALTAGLWNAGSLNGLTWAKTWPSAPLIIVMLTGAALLVRRMRLLEMGDDSACALGVSVERSRLMMMLVAVVLTAAATALAGPISFVALVAPHIARRLSGTARWGLTQSALCGALLLLAADACAQQLFMPYQLPVGVVTVSLGGIYLIVLLIQESRKK; translated from the coding sequence ATGTTTCTTTCACGACGACTTATCATAAGCTGCCTGCTGCTGGCGACAGGCTGTTTCGCCATTGGATTATGGAGCCTGCAAAGCGGCGCTGTTCCGCTTGAGACCGGGCAGGTTATTGCCGCGCTACTGGGTGACGCGCCGCGTAACGTTACCCTGGTGGTAACCGAATGGCGGTTGCCGCGCGTATTAATGGCGCTGCTGATTGGCGCTGCGCTTGGCGTCAGCGGAGCGATTTTTCAGTCGCTGATGCGTAACCCGCTGGGCAGCCCGGACGTGATGGGCTTTAATACCGGCGCATGGAGTGGTGTGCTGGTCGCAATGGTCCTTTTTGGCCAGCACCTTACCGCGATCGCGCTGGCGGCAATGGCAGGCGGCATCGTCACCTCATTGATTGTCTGGCTGCTTGCCTGGCGTAATGGGATTGAAACCTTCCGGCTGATTATCATCGGTATCGGCATTCGCGCCATGTTGGTCGCCTTTAATACCTGGCTTCTGTTGCAGGCGTCGCTGGAAACGGCACTCACCGCCGGTTTATGGAATGCCGGATCGCTCAACGGCCTGACATGGGCGAAAACCTGGCCTTCGGCGCCGCTAATTATAGTGATGCTGACAGGCGCCGCGCTCCTGGTACGCCGAATGAGGCTGCTGGAGATGGGAGATGACAGCGCCTGCGCGCTGGGCGTTAGCGTGGAGCGGTCACGCCTGATGATGATGCTGGTGGCGGTAGTACTGACCGCCGCTGCGACGGCGCTGGCCGGCCCCATCTCGTTTGTCGCCCTTGTCGCACCGCATATCGCCCGTCGCCTGAGCGGTACCGCCCGCTGGGGATTGACCCAGTCGGCGCTGTGCGGCGCTTTATTATTACTGGCCGCCGATGCGTGTGCGCAGCAACTGTTTATGCCTTATCAACTTCCGGTGGGCGTCGTCACCGTTAGCCTCGGCGGTATTTATCTTATCGTCTTGTTAATTCAGGAGTCCCGCAAAAAATGA
- the fepD gene encoding Fe(3+)-siderophore ABC transporter permease — MSSSFSVTRAFAVPGLLLLLILATVLSLVIGAKPLPAAVVLDAFTGVCQSADCTIVLDARLPRTLAGLLAGGALGLAGALMQTLTRNPLADPGILGVNHGASFAIVLGAALFGFSTPLEQLFMAFSGALIASLIVAFTGSQGGGQLSPVRLTLAGVALGAVLEGLTSGIALLNPEVYDQLRFWQAGSLDIRSLQTLKVVIAPVAIAGIVALFLSRALNSLSLGSDTATALGSKVARTQLIGLLAITVLCGSATALVGPIAFIGLMMPHMARWLVGADHRWSLPVTLLSTPALLLFADIIGRLIVPGELRVSVVSAFIGAPVLIFLVRRKSGGGSL; from the coding sequence ATGTCATCGTCGTTTTCCGTGACGCGCGCGTTTGCCGTGCCCGGATTGCTGTTATTGTTGATTCTCGCGACAGTTTTAAGTCTGGTCATTGGTGCGAAACCCTTGCCCGCCGCTGTCGTGCTGGACGCGTTCACTGGCGTTTGCCAAAGCGCCGATTGCACCATCGTCCTGGATGCGCGTTTGCCTCGTACGCTGGCCGGACTACTGGCAGGCGGCGCGTTGGGACTCGCCGGCGCGCTGATGCAAACGCTTACCCGTAACCCGCTCGCCGATCCAGGGATTCTGGGCGTTAACCACGGCGCCAGCTTCGCCATTGTTCTGGGCGCGGCGCTGTTCGGTTTCTCCACACCGCTGGAACAGCTTTTCATGGCCTTTAGCGGCGCGCTTATCGCATCGCTGATTGTCGCCTTTACCGGCAGTCAGGGCGGCGGCCAGTTGAGCCCGGTCCGCCTGACACTGGCTGGCGTGGCGCTTGGCGCAGTCCTGGAAGGACTGACCAGCGGTATCGCGCTGTTAAATCCAGAGGTCTACGACCAGCTTCGCTTCTGGCAGGCAGGTTCGCTGGATATTCGCAGCCTGCAAACATTGAAAGTGGTCATCGCGCCCGTCGCCATCGCCGGGATCGTAGCCCTATTTCTGAGCCGCGCACTGAACAGTCTGAGCCTTGGCAGCGATACCGCAACGGCGCTGGGCAGTAAAGTGGCGCGAACCCAGCTTATCGGTTTACTGGCGATCACCGTCTTGTGCGGCAGCGCAACGGCGTTGGTCGGCCCTATCGCCTTCATCGGTCTGATGATGCCGCATATGGCACGCTGGCTGGTGGGCGCTGACCACCGCTGGTCGCTGCCGGTGACGCTATTGTCGACCCCTGCCCTGCTGCTTTTCGCCGATATTATTGGCCGCCTGATAGTGCCTGGCGAACTCCGCGTCTCGGTCGTCAGTGCATTTATCGGCGCGCCGGTACTTATTTTTCTGGTACGCCGAAAATCAGGCGGAGGCAGCTTATGA